The Candidatus Schekmanbacteria bacterium genome includes the window AACAGCAAAGGGTTGCTATTGCAAGAGCACTCGTTATGCATCCAAGGGTTGTTCTTGCCGATGAGCCTACAGGTAATCTTGATTCACAAACAGGAGAATCTGTTTTCGAATTATTGAAAGATTTGAATAAACGTAAAAATGAAAGTTTTGTAATAGCTACACACAATCTTGAGCTGGCAAAAAGGTCGGACAAGGTGTTTCGACTTGAGAAGGGGATTTTAACTGAGATTGATTTTTAAATTAGAGAGTCACAGATGACATTCCAAGAACTTATTTTGAGCCTTCAAAATTTTTGGACCAAAAAAGGATGTATACTTCAACAGCCCTATGATATCGAAGTAGGAGCAGGAACATTCAATCCTGCAACATTTCTTCGTGTTTTAGGGCCTGAGCCATGGAATGTTTGCTATGTTGAGCCATCGAGAAGGCCTACAGATGGAAGATATGGTGAGAATCCAAACCGACTTCAGCATTATTATCAGTTTCAAGTTATTATGAAACCGTCGCCTAAAGATATTCAGGATATTTACATTCAAAGTCTTGAAAGTTTTGGTATAGACACTTCCCTGCATGATATCAGATTTATTGAAGATGATTGGGAATCGCCGACTTTAGGTGCATGGGGACTTGGCTGGGAAGTGTGGATCGATGGTATGGAAATCACGCAGTTTACTTATTTTCAGCAGACAGGTGGCATAGATGTGAAGCCCGTTGCTGTTGAGATTACTTATGGAATTGAAAGAATTGCAATGTATCTTCAGGAAATCGACAATGTATATGATATAGAATGGGCACATGGAATAAAATATGGAGATATACACCTTCAGTCGGAAATTGAGTTTTCGAAATACAACTTTGAAGAAGCTGATGTCGATATGCTTTTTAAACTTTTTGAGATGTATGAAAAGGAAGGAATGTCTCTAATTGAAAAAGGTCTTGTTCTTCCTGCCTATGACTATTGCTTGAAAACTTCACACATATTCAATCTCCTCGATGCAAGAGGTGCTATCAGTGTTTCAGAAAGGGTGGGATATATAGCGCGTGTAAGGGCAATAGCTAGACGATGTGCTGAAGCATATGTAAAAGTCCGTGAAGAACAGGGTTTCCCTTTATTGAAGAGAAATAGTTTGTCGGAGGAAAGAGCGAAAAGATAGAGGAGCAAAGAAATAGTGGCTGAATTTTTTCTTGAAATAGGTTCTGAAGATTTGCCGGCAAGGTTTGTCCCAAAAGCTATCTCTGATATTCAGGAGATAGTTGCGAATATTCTCAAGGAGGAAAAATTATCCTTTTCAGGGATTCACTCGTATGGCACTTACAGGCGTCTTGTAGCCATAGTTAAAGGTTTGAGTGAAAAGCAGGAGGATAGAGAGGAGAGTGTATATGGACCGCCAGTTTCAATAGCTTATGATGATAATGGCAACCCAACAAAAGCTGCAATTGGATTTGCCAAGAAGATGGGAGTTCAGGTCGAGAGATTAGAAAAAACAAAAACGAATCGTGGAGAAGTCCTCTTTTTCAAAAAGGTTCATAAGGGAAGAAATACCAAAGATATACTTCCTGAAATCGCAAGAAAAACCGTTAATTCTTTGAGTTTTGTGAAAACGATGAGGTGGTCTGACTTGGATTATAGATTTGCAAGACCATTGCGGTGGTTTTGCTCTTTATATGACTCTTCTGTTGTTTCCTTCGAAATTGCAGGAATTGAAAGCTCAAATAAGACATATGGACACAGGTTTATTTCACCTAATGAAATTGAGATTGAATCATCTGATGATTATTTCAGTAAACTTGAAAAGGCGGGTGTTATTGTTGACCATATACGGAGAAAAGATAAGCTTCGAGAAATTATTACACAAAGGGCTGAGGAGGCAGGAGGAATAGTAGTCGAGAATGAAGAACTTCTTGAAACTCTTACATTTATGGTGGAGATGCCCGGTGCAGTCAGGGGCACTTTTTCTGAAGAATTCCTGCTATTGCCGAAAGAGGTATTGTTAGCAGCAATTGAAAAACAGCAATTTTATTTTCCTATTCAAGCAAATTCAAAGGAAGATGGGAAATTGACAAATTCTTTCATCGCTGTTTTCGACAGAGATAAGGATATTGCCGGAAATATCAAAAAGGGAAATGAAAGAGTCTTGAAGGCGCGCCTTGAGGATGCAAAATTTTTCTTCGAGGAAGATATGAAGATTCCTTTCAGAGACAGGACCGAAGATTTGAAAGGAATTCTTTTTATGGAGAATCTTGGCTCGATGTATGAAAAAGTCGAACGTATCTGTTCCTTGTCCAAGGAATTGGCTGAGCGGATTATAAAAGATATTCCTAAAGATTTTGACACATATGCTTGTCTTGAAGCGGCAAGATTATGCAAAAATGACCTCTTAACTGAAATGGTTCAAGAATTCCCTGAGTTGCAGGGAATTATGGGGAGAGAATATCTATTGAGACAAGGAAGCAGCCCCTTAATAAGTAATGCTGTATATGAACATTACCTTCCGCGTTTTGCAAATGATTCAATCCCTGCATCAGCAGAAGGCGCTGTCATAGGACTTGCCGATAGGATGGACAGCATCGTCGGTTGTTTTGCAAAAGGACTAATCCCGTCTGGTTCGGAAGATCCCTTTGGATTGAGAAGAGCGGCAATAGGCATAATCAATATTATAGAAAATTTTCAGTTTTCCATTGACTTGCAAGATTTCTGCGAAACTTCTCTTTCTCTTTATGGAATAAATGACAACATTGCAAAAGATACAATAAACAAAATTCTCGAGTTTTTCAAAACTCGATATGAAGGAATACTTGATTCAAGAGGTTACAGAATGGACCTTGTTAATTCGGTTGTAAGCGCAAGGTTTAGTGATTTAAATGATGCAACAAGACGAGTTGATTCCCTTCATAAACTGACTTCTGAGCCATGGTTTGAGTCCTTATCGATTGCTTTCAAAAGAGCAATGAAAATACTTCCGGAAAATGGGATTGAAGGAGAAGTTGATATTACTCTTATAAAGGAAGATGCAGAAAAAGAGCTTTTTGATGCTGTAACGATAATAGAGAAGGAATGCCGCAAGCATCTTGATGATGGTAATTATTATGAAGCATTAAGGAAGATATGCGAAATAAGGTCGAGTGTAGATCGTTTCTTTGATGAAGTGCTTGTTATGACAGATGATGAAAAAGTAAGAGATAATAGACTCAAATTGTTAAAAAGAATCGTTCGGCTTTTTTCAGATATTGCTGATTTTAGACAGGTTTCTTCCGGAAAATAACTATAAATTTTGGAGGGAAAAATGGGTAAATATGTTTATTTTTTCGGTAATGGAAAGGCAGACGGTACAGGTGATATGAAAGACCTCCTTGGCGGGAAAGGAGCAGGCCTTGCTGAGATGACAAACGCTCAGATTCCGGTGCCTCCTGGTTTTACTATAACAACGGAAGTATGCAGACTCTATTATGAAAACAACTCCACACTTACTCAGAGAATCAAGTGGGAAATTGATGAAGCCCTCAAAAAACTTGAAGACCTTCTTGGAGCATCTCTCGGAGATGAAAAATCTCCTCTTCTTTTATCAGTTCGTTCAGGAGCTAAATTTTCTATGCCCGGAATGATGGATACTATCCTGAATCTCGGATTAAATGATAAAACAGTGGAAGGATTGGCAAAAAGGACCAGTAATAGAAGATTCGCCTATGACAGCTATAGAAGATTTATTCAGATGTTTGGTAATGTTGTTTTAGGGATTGATAAGGATGTCTTTGAACATATTCTAAACAAAAAAAAGGAAGCAAAGAAAGTTAAATTAGATATAGACCTTAAAGCAGAAGATTGGGAGGATATTGTAAAGGAATATAAAAAGGCAATAAAGAGGGTTGCCGGGATTAATTTTCCTCAAAACTGTAAAGTTCAGCTTCAGATGGCAATCGAGGCAGTTTTCAAATCATGGAACAATCCCCGTGCTATTACATATAGGAAACTGAATAACATACCATCCGATTTGGGTACAGCCGTCAATGTCCAGTCGATGGTCTTTGGCAATATGGGAAACAAGTCTGCTACAGGAGTCGGTTTTACTCGAAATCCTGCGACAGGTGAAAAGACTTTTTATGGCGAATTTCTTGTTAATGCACAGGGCGAAGATGTTGTTGCAGGAATCAGGACTCCCCAACCAATAGAAAAGCTGAAAAAGATTATGCCAAATGTATACAAAGAGCTTAAGCAGATTACGGATAGACTTGAAAAGCATTATAGAGATGTGCAGGATTTTGAATTTACTATTCAGGAGGGTAACCTCTATATGCTTCAAACCCGTGTTGGGAAGAGGACGGGCTTGGCTGCCGTAAAGATTGCTGTTGATATGGTAGAGGAAGGATTGATTACAAAGGAAGAAGCCGTATCGAGAGTCGAACCTTCGGCTTTGGAACAGCTTTTGCATCCTGTTTTCGATCCTGCAAAGAGGCAGAAGGCAAAATCACAAGCCAAGGGACTGCCCGCTTCTCCGGGCGCTGCGGCAGGACAGATAGTTTTCACTGCAGAGGAAGCAGTTGAGTGGACAAAGAAGGGAAAGAAGGTTGTTCTGGTTCGTCTTGAAACTGTGCCTGATGATATTCATGGAATGCACGTTGCCGAAGGAGTGCTGACTGCAACAGGAGGAATGACTTCACATGCCGCCGTTGTTGGCAGGCAGATGGGCAAACCGAGTGTTGTCGGGTGTGGTGACTTGCAGATAAACACGAAAACTGGAAAATTGACTATTAAAGGTAAAAGTGCAAAAAGAGGTGATTATATATCAATTGACGGTTCCACAGGCGATGTATTCCTTGAAAAGATACCAACAGTTCCTTCGGATATAATACGCGTTATAACTGGAAAGATGAAGCCGAGTAGAAGCAAGATTTACAAATATTTCGATACATTGCTTTCATGGGCTGATGAAATCAAGCGGCTTGGAATAAGAGCAAATGCCGATACACCAACTGATTCGCGAATTGCCCGCGCATTTGGAGCAAAGGGTATTGGTTTATGCCGCACTGAACATATGTTTTTTGAAGGCAACAGGATACCAACTGTTGTAAAAATGATTCTTTCAGCGAAAGAAGGGCAAAAAGGCATTGATATAATCAGAGGGCTGGAAGCTCAGCTGAAGGAAGCAAGCGGAGATAGGAAAAAAGAGATAAAGGAACAGATAAAAGCTGTTGAAAAGGAATACCGTAGTGCAATTAAAGATTATACAGGGGCTCTTGATAAATTGCGCGAACTTCAGAGAAAAGACTTTTATGATATCTTTAAAGAAATGGAAGGGCTTCCTGTTACGATTAGGACTCTTGATCCCCCATTGCACGAGTTTTTGCCTAAGAGGGAAGAGCTTTTGGTTGAAATTGCCACTTTAAAGGCAAAAGGTGCCAAAAAGAATGCGAAAAAAATCGAGGAGAAGGAATCACTTCTGAAACAGGTTGAGGAACTTCATGAATTCAATCCAATGCTGGGACATCGGGGATGCCGACTTGGGATAACATATCCTGAAATTACGAGGATGCAGGCAAATGCTATTTTTTCGGCGGCATGCGATTTGGCAAAGAAAAATAAGACTGTTGTCCCAGAAATAATGATTCCATTGGTCGGAGATGTTGCTGAATTGAAAGCTCAAAAAGAGATAGTCGTAGATGAAGCCCAAAAGGTAATAAAGGAGAAAAAAACAAAGATCAACTATCTCGTTGGAACTATGATCGAACTGCCAAGAGGCGCATTGACAGCAGATGAAATTGCAGAGGATGCTCAGTTTTTTTCATTTGGAACCAATGATTTGACGCAGACAACATTTGGCTTTTCAAGAGATGATTGCGGAAAGTTTTTGAAAATCTATCTTGAGATGGGAATAAGGGAGAAGGATCCCTTTCAGACAATTGACAGGAATGGGGTAGGACAATTAGTCAAGATTGGTGTAGAAAAAGGAAGGTCAACTAGGTCTTCGCTTAAAGTTGGAGTCTGTGGAGAACACGGTGGAGACCCTGATTCCATAGATTTCTTCAATGGCGTAGGACTTGATTATGTTAGCTGTTCACCTTTTAGGGTGCCGGTTGCAAGACTTTCTGCTGCGCAAGCAGTAATTAGGGAAAAATCGAAAGAGTGAGCTATAAAAGTATAGAATGTCCAAATTGTGGAACAAAGGTGCGGGATTTTAAAAATCCCGTACCTACAGTTGATATAATCATTGAGGTAGAAGAAGAGGGAAAGAAGAAAATAGTTCTAATTAAAAGGAAAAACCCTCCCTATGGCTGGGCAATTCCCGGCGGTTATGTGGACTATGGCGAATCATTGGAAGATTGTGCAATAAGAGAAGCAAAGGAAGAGACATCTCTCGATGTTGAGCTTATTAGACAATTTCATGCTTATTCAGATCCATCGAGGGATGAAAGACAGCATAATATCAGTATTGTATTCATAGCAAAAAAAAAGGGTGGCAGACTGTCAGCTTCATCAGATGCTGAAGATGCACAACTATTTGATGAAATGACTCTTCCTGATGAAATTGCTTTTGACCATAAAAAAATCCTTGAAGATTATTTTGAGGATAAATATTGAGCAAATACTCTGTTTTTACTTGAAAAAAAAAATAGTTGTGGTATTTGAATCGGATTGAAAAAAATTTTTGTACTTAAGTCTTTAGAATTGAAAGTTAACAAATTTTAACAGGAAAGAAAGGAGTGAATTGTTGAGTACAATTTCCATGAAAGCACTTCTAGAAAATGGTGTCCATTTTGGTCACCAGACAAAGAGATGGAACCCAAAAATGAAAAAATATATTTTTGGGGCGAAACACAATATCTACATTATTGACCTTCAAAAGACACTGAAACTGTTCAAGGAAGCTGCACAATTTGTAAAGGATACTTCAGCCAATGGTGGAAAAATTCTTTTTGTTGGGACAAAAAAACAAGCGGCTCAAATAATCAAGGAAGAAGCTGAAAGATGTGAATCTCCTTATGTTTCTGAGAGATGGCTTGGTGGCACACTCACAAATTTTGTTACTATCTCCAAGAGTGTCAAAAAACTCAAAGAGATCGAAGAAATGAAAGCCGCAGGCATTTATGATGCAATGACAAAAAAAGAAGCTATTAAACTTGAAAAGGAAAGAATAAAACTTGAAAGATATTTTGGAGGCATAAAGACTCTTGACAGACTGCCTGATGCCGTATTTGTGATTGATCCTAAAAAGGAAAGAATATGCATAAACGAAGCAAACATACTTGACATTCCAGTAGTTGGTCTTGTCGACACTAACTGTGACCCGGAGCTTATAGATTATGTTATTCCCGGTAATGATGATGCAATTAGGTCGATAAAAGTGATTACCTCTGCAATTGCAGATGCCGTGTTGGAAGGTAAGGAAATCTGGAAAGAAAAGGAGTTGGTCGTAAAGAAGGGAGAAGAAGAAGCTGAAGCTGAGAATGCCGCAGAGGCAACGGATAGACAGTTAGAAGTACCTCAAGAAGAAGAAAATGATTTCTTTGATGAGGAAGGATTGAACTAATTTTTAATTGCTTGCTCTATGATTATTTAGGAGGATAAGATGTCGATATCAGCGGAGTCAGTAAAATCTCTTAGAGAAAAAACAGGAGCTGGAATATTAGATTGCAAGGAAGCCCTTCAGTCAACTAACGGTGATTTTGAAAAAGCCATAGAGTATTTGAGAAAAAAAGGTATTGCTGCAGCGCAGAAAAGGTCATCACGCGCTACATCTGCAGGGTCAATCGGTTCATATATTCATGCAGGCGGTAAAATAGGAGTCTTGATAGAAGTAAATTGTGAAACAGATTTTGTTGCTAAAACAGATGATTTTCAGGAATTGGTGAAAAACCTTTCAATGCAGGTGGCCGCCGCAAACCCCAAATATGTAAGCAGGGATGATGTTCCTCAGGAAGAGATAGAAAGAGAGAAGGAGATTTATATCTCTCAGGCAAAAGATTCGGGAAAACCTGAAAAGGTTCTGGAAAAGATTGCTGCAGGAAAGTTGGAAAAATTTTATGAATCAGTATGCCTGATGGAACAATCGTATATAAAGGATGCAGACAAGTCGGTTAAAGATCTGGTAGATAGTGTAATTGCAAAGGTTGGCGAAAACATTACAGTTAAAAGATTCGTTCGGTTTCAATTAGGTGAAAATTAATCTCTTCTTGTTCCCTGCGTTGAGACCATTCAAAGTTTGATTATGTCCGGGAAAATTAAGTATAAGCGCATATTATTGAAGGTTTCCGGTGAAATATTAGCCGGTGAT containing:
- a CDS encoding glycine--tRNA ligase subunit alpha, with the translated sequence MTFQELILSLQNFWTKKGCILQQPYDIEVGAGTFNPATFLRVLGPEPWNVCYVEPSRRPTDGRYGENPNRLQHYYQFQVIMKPSPKDIQDIYIQSLESFGIDTSLHDIRFIEDDWESPTLGAWGLGWEVWIDGMEITQFTYFQQTGGIDVKPVAVEITYGIERIAMYLQEIDNVYDIEWAHGIKYGDIHLQSEIEFSKYNFEEADVDMLFKLFEMYEKEGMSLIEKGLVLPAYDYCLKTSHIFNLLDARGAISVSERVGYIARVRAIARRCAEAYVKVREEQGFPLLKRNSLSEERAKR
- a CDS encoding glycine--tRNA ligase subunit beta, which codes for MVAEFFLEIGSEDLPARFVPKAISDIQEIVANILKEEKLSFSGIHSYGTYRRLVAIVKGLSEKQEDREESVYGPPVSIAYDDNGNPTKAAIGFAKKMGVQVERLEKTKTNRGEVLFFKKVHKGRNTKDILPEIARKTVNSLSFVKTMRWSDLDYRFARPLRWFCSLYDSSVVSFEIAGIESSNKTYGHRFISPNEIEIESSDDYFSKLEKAGVIVDHIRRKDKLREIITQRAEEAGGIVVENEELLETLTFMVEMPGAVRGTFSEEFLLLPKEVLLAAIEKQQFYFPIQANSKEDGKLTNSFIAVFDRDKDIAGNIKKGNERVLKARLEDAKFFFEEDMKIPFRDRTEDLKGILFMENLGSMYEKVERICSLSKELAERIIKDIPKDFDTYACLEAARLCKNDLLTEMVQEFPELQGIMGREYLLRQGSSPLISNAVYEHYLPRFANDSIPASAEGAVIGLADRMDSIVGCFAKGLIPSGSEDPFGLRRAAIGIINIIENFQFSIDLQDFCETSLSLYGINDNIAKDTINKILEFFKTRYEGILDSRGYRMDLVNSVVSARFSDLNDATRRVDSLHKLTSEPWFESLSIAFKRAMKILPENGIEGEVDITLIKEDAEKELFDAVTIIEKECRKHLDDGNYYEALRKICEIRSSVDRFFDEVLVMTDDEKVRDNRLKLLKRIVRLFSDIADFRQVSSGK
- a CDS encoding pyruvate, phosphate dikinase, which produces MGKYVYFFGNGKADGTGDMKDLLGGKGAGLAEMTNAQIPVPPGFTITTEVCRLYYENNSTLTQRIKWEIDEALKKLEDLLGASLGDEKSPLLLSVRSGAKFSMPGMMDTILNLGLNDKTVEGLAKRTSNRRFAYDSYRRFIQMFGNVVLGIDKDVFEHILNKKKEAKKVKLDIDLKAEDWEDIVKEYKKAIKRVAGINFPQNCKVQLQMAIEAVFKSWNNPRAITYRKLNNIPSDLGTAVNVQSMVFGNMGNKSATGVGFTRNPATGEKTFYGEFLVNAQGEDVVAGIRTPQPIEKLKKIMPNVYKELKQITDRLEKHYRDVQDFEFTIQEGNLYMLQTRVGKRTGLAAVKIAVDMVEEGLITKEEAVSRVEPSALEQLLHPVFDPAKRQKAKSQAKGLPASPGAAAGQIVFTAEEAVEWTKKGKKVVLVRLETVPDDIHGMHVAEGVLTATGGMTSHAAVVGRQMGKPSVVGCGDLQINTKTGKLTIKGKSAKRGDYISIDGSTGDVFLEKIPTVPSDIIRVITGKMKPSRSKIYKYFDTLLSWADEIKRLGIRANADTPTDSRIARAFGAKGIGLCRTEHMFFEGNRIPTVVKMILSAKEGQKGIDIIRGLEAQLKEASGDRKKEIKEQIKAVEKEYRSAIKDYTGALDKLRELQRKDFYDIFKEMEGLPVTIRTLDPPLHEFLPKREELLVEIATLKAKGAKKNAKKIEEKESLLKQVEELHEFNPMLGHRGCRLGITYPEITRMQANAIFSAACDLAKKNKTVVPEIMIPLVGDVAELKAQKEIVVDEAQKVIKEKKTKINYLVGTMIELPRGALTADEIAEDAQFFSFGTNDLTQTTFGFSRDDCGKFLKIYLEMGIREKDPFQTIDRNGVGQLVKIGVEKGRSTRSSLKVGVCGEHGGDPDSIDFFNGVGLDYVSCSPFRVPVARLSAAQAVIREKSKE
- a CDS encoding NUDIX hydrolase, which encodes MECPNCGTKVRDFKNPVPTVDIIIEVEEEGKKKIVLIKRKNPPYGWAIPGGYVDYGESLEDCAIREAKEETSLDVELIRQFHAYSDPSRDERQHNISIVFIAKKKGGRLSASSDAEDAQLFDEMTLPDEIAFDHKKILEDYFEDKY
- the rpsB gene encoding 30S ribosomal protein S2; the protein is MSTISMKALLENGVHFGHQTKRWNPKMKKYIFGAKHNIYIIDLQKTLKLFKEAAQFVKDTSANGGKILFVGTKKQAAQIIKEEAERCESPYVSERWLGGTLTNFVTISKSVKKLKEIEEMKAAGIYDAMTKKEAIKLEKERIKLERYFGGIKTLDRLPDAVFVIDPKKERICINEANILDIPVVGLVDTNCDPELIDYVIPGNDDAIRSIKVITSAIADAVLEGKEIWKEKELVVKKGEEEAEAENAAEATDRQLEVPQEEENDFFDEEGLN
- the tsf gene encoding translation elongation factor Ts; the encoded protein is MSISAESVKSLREKTGAGILDCKEALQSTNGDFEKAIEYLRKKGIAAAQKRSSRATSAGSIGSYIHAGGKIGVLIEVNCETDFVAKTDDFQELVKNLSMQVAAANPKYVSRDDVPQEEIEREKEIYISQAKDSGKPEKVLEKIAAGKLEKFYESVCLMEQSYIKDADKSVKDLVDSVIAKVGENITVKRFVRFQLGEN